The Euphorbia lathyris chromosome 2, ddEupLath1.1, whole genome shotgun sequence genome includes a window with the following:
- the LOC136217758 gene encoding mitochondrial uncoupling protein 3 → MKSSQSHGLDQTETRTKILLTSLSAMVAETATFPVDLIKTRLQLHGESLSSTRPTNALRMAGEILRQQGPMGLYQGLSPAILRHLFYTPIRIVGYENLRNFHVNDGAAASISLPSKALLGGISGVIAQMVASPADLVKVRMQADGRSVIQGHLPRYSGPFDAFGKIVRAEGFSGLWKGVFPNIQRAFLVNMGELACYDHAKRLVIENKIARDNIYAHTLASIMSGLCATALSCPADVVKTRMMNEKEGKIIYRSSYDCLVKTVRIEGLRALWKGFFPTWARLGPWQFVFWVSYEKFRKAAGLSSF, encoded by the exons ATGAAATCGAGCCAGAGCCATGGACTCGACCAGACCGAAACTAGGACAAAAATCTTATTGACCTCACTCTCCGCCATGGTGGCGGAGACGGCGACCTTTCCGGTGGACCTTATAAAGACTCGACTTCAGCTACACGGAGAGTCTTTGTCATCCACTCGCCCCACCAACGCACTGCGAATGGCCGGTGAGATCCTTCGCCAACAAGGTCCTATGGGACTTTACCAAGGCCTTTCCCCTGCTATTCTCAGACACCTCTTCTATACCCCTATAAGAATTGTAGGTTATGAAAATTTGAGAAATTTTCATGTCAATGATGGTGCTGCTGCTTCCATTTCTCTACCTAGTAAAGCCCTCCTCGGTGGAATCTCCGGCGTTATCGCCCAG ATGGTGGCTAGCCCTGCTGATCTTGTTAAAGTGCGGATGCAAGCAGATGGTCGCTCAGTGATCCAAGGGCACCTACCTAGATACTCAGGTCCTTTCGATGCGTTCGGCAAGATTGTACGAGCTGAAGGGTTCAGTGGActatggaaaggtgttttccCAAACATACAAAGGGCATTTTTAGTGAACATGGGAGAATTAGCCTGTTATGATCATGCGAAACGATTAGTTATCGAAAACAAGATTGCTCGAGATAATATATATGCCCACACCTTAGCATCCATCATGTCGGGACTTTGTGCAACGGCGTTGAGTTGTCCAGCAGATGTGGTGAAGACTAGAATGATGAATGAGAAGGAAGGCAAGATTATATACAGGAGTTCTTATGATTGTTTGGTAAAGACAGTTAGAATTGAGGGATTAAGAGCACTTTGGAAAGGGTTTTTTCCTACATGGGCAAGACTTGGTCCTTGGCAATTTGTGTTTTGGGTTTCTTATGAGAAGTTTAGAAAAGCTGCGGGCCTATCTTCTTTCTGA
- the LOC136217757 gene encoding anaphase-promoting complex subunit 2, giving the protein MEEEEATPLVSNLGILDLLSGQSIHEILEGYTGFCVATEALLNGATDSSVAPQFVSRVHSLCRHGLETFVCDHFLKSLEEMFEKESTSKFWQHFDNYTNVAAQEKNMTPGFDHELQQFFCGALQEISLEKEYQEKCLSMLAHALQSYKESLPKGKHNSDAERSYLFSRYQLMVSSILMASLPQRFPEILHRYFKGRLEELSTIMDGDISDDDNDPQDKDDMDLDEKSKLSSKNGEMDIDECYLQGKLTESMLVKNIGKVVRDLRSLGFTSMTEDAYASAIFLLLKAKVHDLAGDDYRASVLESIKEWIKAVPLQFLHALLAYLGDSVSSSPGRNSPLASHPSSNHPETNTPSEGLVRWQLRLEYFAYETLQDLRIAKLFEIIVDYPDSSPAIEDLKQCLEYTGQHSKLVESFISALRYRLLTAGASTNDILHQYVSTIKALRTIDPAGVFLEAVGEPIRDYLKGRKDTIKCIVTMLTDGTGGNANGSGIAGDSLLEELNRDEESQENACADDDFHTDDKQAWIDAERWEPDPVEVDPSKGSRNQRKVDILGMIVSIIGSKDQLVNEYRVMLAEKLLNKSDYDIDSEIRTLELLKIHFGEGSMQRCEIMLNDLIDSKRTNHNIKQTIQPFQTDPAQQDVGVSLDILDATIISSNFWPPIQDETLNVPEPVDKLLTDYAKRFHEIKTPRKLLWKKNLGTVKLELQFEDRAMQFTVTPVHAEIIMQFQDRKSWTSSELAAATGIPVDVLIRRISFWISKGILAESFGIDKNDHIFTLVEGVGDASKTGGNGVSSEELLVGDEEGERSVASVEDQLRKEMTVYEKFILGMLTNFGSMALDRIHNTLKMFCVADPPYDKSLQQLQSFLSGLASEEKLELRNGMYCLKK; this is encoded by the exons atggaagaagaagaagcaactCCACTAGTGAGCAATTTAGGAATTTTGGACTTACTCAGTGGTCAATCGATTCATGAAATTCTCGAGGGTTATACTGGATTCTGTGTAGCTACGGAAGCTCTTCTGAACGGCGCTACTGATAGCTCTGTTGCACCGCAGTTCGTGTCTCGCGTTCACTCGCTTTGCCGGCATGGCCTTGAGACTTTCGTTTGCGATCACTTCCTCAAATCATTAGAG GAAATGTTTGAGAAGGAAAGCACTTCAAAATTTTGGCAGCATTTTGATAATTATACCAATGTAGCAGCTCAGGAGAAGAATATGACTCCT GGTTTTGACCATGAGCTGCAGCAATTTTTCTGTGGAGCTCTCCAAGAGATTTCTTTGGAAAAAGAGTATCAGGAGAAGTGCCTGTCAATGTTAGCACATGCTTTACAATCTTATAAAGAATCTTTACCTAAGGGAAAACATAATTCAGATGCTGAAAGATCATATCTCTTTTCGAGATATCAGTTAATGGTATCCTCAATTCTTATGGCTAGTCTTCCTCAACGTTTTCCTG AAATTCTACACCGATATTTTAAGGGAAGGCTGGAGGAGCTAAGCACAATCATGGATGGAGATATTAGTGATGATGATAATGATCCTCAAGATAAAGATGACATGGATTTGGATGAAAAAAGCAAACTGTCTTCTAAAAATGGTGAAATGGATATTGATGAATGTTATCTCCAGGGTAAATTGACAGAAAGCATGTTGGTGAAGAACATTGGGAAGGTTGTTCGAGACCTTAGAAGTCTTGGATTTACTTCTATGACTGAAGATGCTTATGCTTCTGCCATCTTTTTACTTCTAAAG GCTAAAGTGCATGATCTAGCTGGAGATGATTACAGGGCTTCTGTTTTAGAGTCCATTAAAGAGTGGATAAAG GCTGTTCCACTCCAATTCTTGCATGCACTTCTTGCATATCTTGGCGATTCTGTTAGCTCTTCACCTGGCCGCAATTCACCTTTAGCTTCTCATCCATCATCAAACCATCCTGAAACTAATACTCCATCAGAAGGACTTGTTAGATGGCAGTTACGTCTAGAGTATTTTGCATATGAAACATTGCAAGATTTGAGAATAGCGAAACTATTCGAGATTATTGTGGACTATCCTGATAG CTCTCCTGCTATTGAGGACTTAAAACAGTGCCTTGAATATACTGGACAACATTCTAAACTTGTTGAGTCTTTTATTTCTGCACTGAGATATCGCTTACTTACTGCGGGTGCTTCAACCAATGACATACTGCACCAATATGTTTCAACTATTAAAGCACTGCGTACAATTGATCCTGCTGGTGTCTTTCTTGAAGCTGTTGGTGAACCGATAAGAGACTATCTGAAAGGTAGGAAAGACACCATAAAATGCATTGTAACCATGCTTACTGATGGGACTGGGGGAAATGCTAACGGATCTGGAATTGCTGGGGATAGCCTTCTTGAGGAATTAAACAGGGATGAGGAAAGTCAAGAAAATGCTTGTGCTGATGATGATTTTCATACTGATGACAAGCAAGCATGGATTGATGCTGAGCG CTGGGAGCCTGATCCTGTAGAAGTGGACCCATCAAAGGGTAGTAGGAATCAAAGGAAGGTTGACATATTGGGGATGATTGTCAGCATAATTGGTTCAAAAGACCAACTTGTTAATGAATATAGAGTGATGCTTGCTGAAAAGCTTCTTAACAAATCAGATTATGATATTGACTCAGAAATACGTACTCTAGAACTTCTCAAG ATACATTTTGGAGAGGGCAGCATGCAGAGGTGTGAAATCATGCTTAATGACTTGATTGATTCAAAGAGAACAAACCACAATATTAAACAAACTATACAGCCATTTCAAACAG ATCCGGCACAGCAAGACGTGGGAGTATCTCTTGATATTCTTGATGCAACAATTATATCTTCAAATTTCTGGCCTCCAATTCAG GATGAGACACTTAATGTACCTGAGCCTGTTGATAAATTGCTCACTGATTATGCAAAAAGGTTTCATGAAATTAAGACCCCTCGTAAGTTACTGTGGAAAAAGAATCTTGGCACAGTCAAG TTGGAGTTGCAATTTGAAGATAGAGCAATGCAATTTACTGTAACCCCTGTACATGCTGAAATAATCATGCAATTTCAAGACCGTAAGAG TTGGACATCTAGCGAGCTTGCAGCTGCTACTGGGATACCAGTGGATGTACTCATCCGGAGGATAAGCTTTTGGATAAGCAAG GGAATTCTTGCTGAATCATTTGGGATTGACAAGAACGATCACATTTTTACCCTAGTGGAAGGTGTAGGTGATGCTAGTAAGACTGGTGGTAACGGTGTGAGTTCTGAGGAACTACTAGTTGGTGATGAGGAGGGAGAGAGATCCGTAGCTTCTGTTGAGGACCAATTACGCAAGGAAATGACAGTTTATGAG AAATTTATATTGGGGATGCTTACAAATTTTGGCAGCATGGCATTGGATCGCATTCATAATACTCTCAAG ATGTTTTGTGTGGCTGATCCTCCTTATGACAAGTCACTCCAGCAACTACAAAGCTTCTTGTCAGGTTTAGCTTCTGAAGAGAAGTTGGAACTAAGAAATGGAATGTACTGCTTGAAGAAGTAG
- the LOC136216847 gene encoding methyltransferase FGSG_00040-like, producing MAEDDNENPSLEELMENLQLKANELLLRKEWQESVEVYTKFINLCLEQSIELPSLLKIQKSFCLALSNRARSLYKLREFTQALEDCDEALMTESSHFEALICKGKILLRLNKYSLALDCFKKALLLDPQTNGNLETLNEYVEKCKKYVEKCKKLKLLSRTGAFDISNWVINHFRGKLLVLAEFIGPIEIKKSEFSGRGLFAIKDMDAGTLLFVNKAIATERCILSGEDSDQNAKLVMWKNFVDEVVKTTQKWGRIRDWIITLSTGEDEDKLEVPEMSLFKPDGDVDNNLENEDLDKARLMNILDVNSLVEASVSSKVLGKNKDFYGYGLWVLASFINHSCIPNSRRLHIKDYILVHVSRDVKSGEEITLPYFDVLSPLEKRKEMLKEWGFNCNCKRCKFEEETSMKQEMEVTEKWLELGLIDIGSAVHSVEEGMKRMRGIEKGYLRASFWDTYSKVYGSEKVLKEWGRLIPAADVVADSVGEVIGSDERIVKVLMEVLKRSENGGGEMMERVIRNGRRIYGNVVKNRLAIKTLL from the coding sequence ATGGCGGAAGACGACAATGAAAATCCCTCATTGGAGGAGCTAATGGAAAATCTCCAATTGAAGGCGAATGAACTCCTCCTCCGAAAAGAATGGCAAGAATCGGTGGAAGTTTATACTAAATTCATCAATCTCTGCCTAGAACAGAGTATTGAACTTCCTTCCCTTCTCAAGATTCAGAAATCCTTCTGTTTAGCCCTCTCCAATCGAGCCCGATCACTATATAAGCTTAGAGAATTTACTCAAGCACTTGAAGATTGTGATGAGGCGCTGATGACCGAGAGTAGCCATTTCGAAGCTCTTATCTGCAAAGGTAAAATCTTGCTCCGTTTGAACAAGTACTCTTTAGCCTTGGATTGCTTCAAAAAAGCTCTTCTTCTTGATCCACAGACTAATGGGAATCTTGAAACTTTGAATGAGTATGTGGAGAAATGTAAGAAATATGTGGAGAAATGTAAGAAACTTAAGTTGCTATCAAGAACTGGAGCTTTCGATATATCTAATTGGGTGATAAATCACTTTCGAGGAAAGTTGCTGGTGCTCGCTGAATTTATTGGCCCAATTGAGATCAAGAAGTCAGAGTTCAGTGGGAGAGGCCTATTTGCAATAAAGGACATGGATGCCGGAACTTTGTTGTTTGTGAACAAAGCAATAGCCACAGAAAGATGCATACTTTCAGGTGAAGATTCAGACCAGAATGCAAAATTAGTAATGTGGAAGAATTTCGTTGATGAAGTTGTAAAAACCACCCAAAAATGGGGAAGAATCCGAGATTGGATCATCACATTATCAACCGGAGAAGATGAAGACAAGCTTGAAGTTCCTGAAATGAGTCTGTTTAAGCCAGATGGAGATGTTGATAACAATCTAGAAAATGAAGATCTTGATAAGGCTAGACTAATGAACATATTAGATGTAAATTCTCTAGTTGAAGCTTCAGTTTCATCCAAAGTCCTAGGAAAAAACAAAGACTTTTATGGATATGGATTATGGGTTCTAGCTTCATTCATCAACCATTCCTGCATTCCCAATTCAAGAAGACTACACATAAAAGATTACATATTAGTCCATGTTTCAAGAGATGTAAAATCAGGAGAAGAAATCACACTCCCATATTTTGATGTTCTTTCGCCActagagaaaagaaaagaaatgttGAAAGAATGGGGTTTCAATTGCAATTGTAAAAGATGCAAATTTGAAGAGGAAACGAGTATGAAGCAAGAGATGGAAGTTACAGAGAAATGGCTAGAACTGGGATTAATAGACATTGGTAGTGCAGTTCATAGTGTAGAAGAAGGTATGAAAAGGATGAGAGGAATAGAGAAAGGGTATTTGAGAGCATCATTTTGGGATACATATAGTAAGGTATATGGTTCAGAGAAGGTACTGAAGGAGTGGGGGAGACTGATTCCGGCGGCAGATGTGGTGGCGGATAGTGTTGGAGAGGTAATCGGAAGTGATGAGAGGATAGTCAAAGTGCTGATGGAAGTATTGAAGAGAAGTGAAAATGGTGGAGGTGAGATGATGGAAAGAGTAAtaagaaatggaagaagaatatATGGGAATGTTGTGAAGAATCGTCTTGCAATTAAGACACTGCTGTAG
- the LOC136217755 gene encoding methyltransferase FGSG_00040-like — MAEDDGLQPQPSSEELMQNLRLKANELLLREEWQESVEVYTQFINLCKDQSVELHPPGPFLKIQKSFCLALSNRAEALSRLREFTKALEDCDQALQIESSHFKSLICKGKILLCLNKYSLALDCFKKALLDPQTNGNRETLIGYVEKCKKLEFLSRTGAFDISDWVVNRFRGKLPELAEFIGPIQIKKSEFSGRGLFAIKNIDAGTLLFVNKAIATERCILSGEDSGQNAKLVMWKNFVDEVVKCTQKCGRTRDWISTLSTGEDEDKLEVPEIGLFKPDGDVVINLANQDLDKDRLMSILDVNSLVEDSVSSKVLGKNRDYYGVGLWVLASFINHSCIPNSRRVHIGDHILVHASRDVKSGEEITLPYFDILSPLEKRKETLKQWGFNCNCKRCKFEEEMSMKQEMEKIGIGLEMGLVDIGRAVHRVEEGMKRMRGIEKGYLRASFWDAYSKVYGSEKVVKKWGRQIPAADVVVDSVGEVTGSDERVFKVLKRSENGGGEMMERVIRHGRGIYGKVVKKQPAVKSLLS, encoded by the coding sequence ATGGCAGAAGACGATGGCCTACAGCCGCAACCCTCGTCGGAGGAGTTAATGCAGAATCTCCGATTGAAGGCGAATGAACTCCTCCTCCGAGAAGAATGGCAAGAATCGGTGGAAGTTTATACTCAATTCATCAATCTCTGCAAAGACCAGAGTGTTGAACTTCATCCCCCTGGTCCATTTCTCAAGATTCAGAAATCCTTCTGTTTAGCCCTCTCCAATCGAGCCGAAGCACTATCTAGGCTTAGAGAATTTACTAAAGCACTTGAAGATTGTGATCAGGCGCTGCAAATCGAGAGTAGCCATTTCAAATCTCTTATCTGCAAAGGTAAAATCTTGCTCTGTTTGAATAAGTACTCTTTAGCCTTGGATTGCTTCAAGAAAGCTCTTCTTGATCCACAGACTAATGGGAATCGTGAAACTTTGATTGGGTATGTGGAGAAATGTAAGAAACTTGAGTTTCTATCAAGAACTGGAGCTTTCGATATATCTGATTGGGTGGTAAATCGGTTTCGAGGAAAGTTGCCGGAGCTCGCTGAGTTTATTGGCCCAATTCAGATCAAGAAGTCAGAGTTCAGTGGGAGAGGCCTATTTGCAATAAAGAACATCGATGCCGGAACATTGTTGTTTGTGAACAAAGCAATAGCCACAGAAAGATGCATACTTTCAGGTGAAGATTCAGGCCAGAATGCAAAATTAGTAATGTGGAAGAATTTCGTTGATGAAGTTGTAAAATGCACCCAAAAATGTGGAAGAACCCGAGATTGGATCAGCACATTGTCAACCGGAGAAGATGAAGACAAGCTTGAAGTTCCTGAAATTGGCCTGTTTAAGCCAGATGGAGATGTTGTTATCAATCTAGCAAATCAAGATCTTGATAAGGATAGACTAATGAGCATATTAGATGTAAATTCTCTAGTTGAAGATTCAGTTTCATCCAAAGTTCTAGGCAAAAACAGAGACTATTATGGAGTTGGATTATGGGTTCTAGCTTCATTCATCAACCATTCCTGCATTCCCAATTCAAGAAGAGTACACATAGGAGATCACATATTAGTCCATGCTTCAAGAGATGTAAAATCAGGAGAAGAAATCACATTGCCATATTTTGATATTCTTTCACCattagagaaaagaaaagaaacgtTGAAACAATGGGGTTTCAATTGCAATTGTAAAAGATGCAAATTTGAAGAGGAAATGAGTATGAAGCAAGAGATGGAAAAGATAGGGATAGGGCTAGAAATGGGATTAGTAGACATTGGTAGAGCAGTTCATAGAGTAGAAGAAGGTATGAAAAGGATGAGAGGAATAGAGAAAGGGTATTTGAGGGCATCATTTTGGGATGCATATAGTAAGGTATATGGTTCAGAGAAGGTAGTGAAGAAGTGGGGGAGACAGATTCCGGCGGCGGATGTGGTGGTGGATAGTGTCGGAGAGGTAACCGGAAGTGATGAGAGGGTATTCAAAGTGTTGAAGAGAAGTGAAAATGGTGGGGGTGAGATGATGGAAAGAGTAATAAGGCATGGAAGAGGAATATATGGGAAAGTGGTGAAGAAACAACCCGCAGTTAAGTCACTTCTTAGCTGA